The genomic stretch AGCACGGACGTTGTTACATGGAAGGGGGATGAAAAGCACGGACGTTGTTACATGGAAGGGGGATGAATTGTCACAGCAAACGTGCCCTATGCTCTGGGTTTGGTCTTCACAGCTAAGAGGGTTGGGATtactcccattttatggatggggGAACTGAGGATCAAACAGGAAATCCAGTTAAAGTGCACAGGCTAACTCAGGCACAGGTCCGGGGCCAAGCTATGTATGAACAAAGGTAGATTTGGGTGAAACTTCCAGGAAATTGTAACAGAGTTGCCGTTGTTTCTTTCCACATTCTTTGACCAGGGCTATGAGCCTGTTGAGTGAGTGTTCCCATTCATGCCTGTGTGGCACCCATCCCCTCCTGTGTGTTGTCACAGCATTCTGGGTGCCAAGGGCAGCTCGCCAGTCAAGAGAGTGCACTggggccaccatgcttggccttacCACCAAGGTCCACCCCCAGCTGTCTGTGTGCCCTCAGGCAAGGTCCTTAGCCTTTCTGTGCTCTCGTTTTATCATTTGTAAATTAGAACTGTTGATAAAACTTCTTCCTAGGATCAGCGTGAGGATTCACAAAGTTAGGGCATGGAGGCAGCTGGTGCCATGTCTGCCCAGCACTCTTGACACGTTAGACCATGGTGGTGAGGGCGGTTTCCTCAGGATCCTCTCAGGCTTGTCCTGCCATGTacccagccacccacccacccacccgtccatgcatccacccacctgtccatgcatccacccacccatgcacgcatccacccacccatccatctacccatctacggattcatccatccacccacccacacatccacctacccaccacccaccatccactcatccatccatgcatccatccacccacccatccaacaATAGGTGGACCCTATCCTGTTTCAGACAAAGTGAAAAAGACATGCACTCAGCCTTTCGAGGGGCTGCCAGCTCTGTGTGGGCCTCAGCTTTCCCATCCGTCCCAGGGTGACGGCCTCATCCTCACGGGCTCATGAGGCACATGCTATCAACCAGTCAGTCCGTGTGCCGGAGAGTTGGCCCCTAGCAGTGCTGCCTTCTTAGTTCACAGATAGGCTGGCACTTTGTTCTGTAGTGACTTTGATGGGACAGCTGTGAATAGCGGCCGTTTAGGGAATTGCATTTGAGGTTGTCCATCAAGGGCCATGGGTGAAAGCCGAACTGGCTGAGTTGAGAGCGTGTCAGGGTGAAGGCTTTCTGATGTGCCAGGAAGACACGTGGAGACCTTCAGTGCTAGTGGGTGCATGGCCCTGACGGCCTCTTCCTGCACTGGCTTTTGTGGTCCCTGGGATGGGCTGCCCTTCATGGGAACCATGATGTGTTCACGCAGGTGTCTTGTCTGTTCTAGCAATGGCGCTTGCTTCCATATCTGGCAGCTGTCTACGCCTTAGACCACTTCTCCAAGTCGCTCTTCCTGGACCTGGTGGAGCTCCAGCGAGGGCTTGCATTGGGAGACCGCAGCGCCAGACAGGTGAGGTGGCGTCTGCTTCCTCAGCAGCATCGTTTAAATTCACACAGTTGGAGCAGCACAGATTCAGCCTTCATTTCAAAGCAAAATCAGTCCTTTGATTTGCGAGGACAGAGCATTCCTCCAGTGGTTCCCACCCACTCGGAGCTCTTTGCCTCTGCTGCGATTGAATGGGCTGGGCACGCCTCCACACTCCTGCCTCTCAAGGATGTGCTGACACGACTCCTGGTTCCAGTCTGTGAGTTCAGCTGTTGGTCTCCTTTTGAGAACATGACGGTTTTGCAAAATCCACATTACCCGCCCCTCAGTGGATTTCATGGTTCTGAGCCTTTTGTAAACAGCTGCACAAAGGTCTGAATCCCACTGACTGGATTTGAGTTGACAGTCAGAGGATTTGTGCCAGAAACGAGCGTGCAAATCCCGAGATCAGCCTCGGCTAAAGAGACGTTGGGAATGCATTTCTTTGTAGATGGTTATGAACTGATTTTCCGTTGTCCCTCCTGCTGCCTCCTGAGCAAGAGTGAAATGTGAATCAAAAGAAATAACCGTGTTTGAAAGCAGAGGAGGAACGCCACAGATTGTACGGTTACGTACAACATCAGAAAAAGCCTGTATCTAATTAGCATATCTTGAAATATTATTGGTGTCCGCATTCACGGCAGATGATGGCGAAGGGATGACCTGCAGGATTGATGGCAGAGCAAACCCCAGGCCTGGGAGGCCTGAGGAGGGAGCGCTTCTGACCGCTGAAGGGGTTAAGCCTGTGTTTTCCCGGGAGCGTGAGTCAGTGGAGCTTTTGCCAGCTGACACTCGCATTGTTCTCCTGTGAATAATGTTATAAAGGGTGACCGGGCTCATTCTTTTCTGAAACTCAGTGGTTTAACCCGGGCAGAGGAGGGCCTCAACTCAGCCCCTTATGTGATGCTGAAAACACTCATAAAATGGGTCATTGGActtaacgtgtgtgtgtgtgtgtgtgtgtgtgtcttcctcttaattgtttttcctttttaatgtctttatttcttttttaaaagtaaaaattcttcTTTTACCCTGAATCAGTCtgttaagttttttgtttgtttgtttgtttttgagacagagcctcactctgttgcccaggctatagtgcagtggtgcgatcttggctcactgcaatttctgcctcctgggttcaagcaattctcttgcctcagcctcccagagtaggtgggactacaggtgcccgccaccacacctggctaattttttgtatttttcagtagagacagggtgtcgccatgttgtgcccaggctgttctcaaactcctgagctcaagtgatctgcccgcctcagcctctcaaagtgctgggattacaggcgtgtgccactgtgcctggcccaacctCTGAAGTTTTCATCATTAGATATCAAGCAGAAGCAAaggagtcttctttttttttttttttttcttaaagcctgCAGCACCTGGTAttcccaggcggtctcccatccgagtactaaccaggcccaaccctgcttagcttccgagatcagGCTCATTCAGGGTAGTGTGGCCGTGGACAGCAAAGGAGTCTTGATAAAACATGTTAGGCCCGAGAGAGGGGCACAGTGAGCCCCCACACAGTGCAGACCGTCAGTTACCGAGGCGTTTGCAGCCTTCCGGGAACAGACTGGTCCCGGCCCTTCCCTGTCCTGGGAGCGAGCACTGTCTGCGGTGCTGGGTCTGGTTCCCTGGCCTTTCTTCATGGTTTCGCTGCAAACAATTGCAAGCTTCCATGGCGTGTCATTCACTTTGACATTTGTGAACTTTATATAAAGTGGGCCATGATGCACATTCTTCTGCAGTTTGCTTCTGGGACCCATGTTAGGGCCCTGAGAGCTATTTGCTGTGTAGAGCTGTGTTTTCGTTGTTGTGAAGTGGTATGAGCATACCACAGTGTACCCATACTTGGATAAAGAcgcttttttatttctaattacaaTTAGGTTTCCTCTTCTGTCATTTTCAGGATGTCTTGTATTAGACTAGAGGTGATATGGTGGTTTGATGTTATTGCTGACTTCTGACTTTTTGGTGTCAAAAGTCTCTTTTCACCTGTTCTTGTTGGATTCCCTCACCCAAAGGCAGAGCTCGGACGTGAGATCCACGCTCTGGCATCGGCCGGCAAGCCCCTGGCCTCGTGGACCACCCAGCAAGGAATTCAGGAATGCCGGGAGGCATGTGGAGGACACGGCTATCTGGCCAGTAGGTTTTGGAGAAGCGCATGGTGGTTTCCTGTCCTTAGCCCCGCTGTTTGACTCTAGACCAGGGGTCGGCAGACTGTGGCCTGAGGACCAAATccagcctgccacctgtttttgcaaataaagttttattggaacacagccagccACCCCCGTTCATTTGCACATTTCCTGCAGCTGTTTTCACACTGCAAGGGCAGAGTTGAGTAATCGCAGCTGTGACAAAGACCATGTGGCTTGcagagctgaaaatatttactctctggtccATTGCAGAacaagtttgccaacccctgccctAGATAGATCCCACTGCTTTCAGCTGCCTGATGCTTCTTGGCCAAAATATAGGCAGAGAGCAGCTGATCTGCTCATTTGAATTTTAACTATTTGGTTAACAGCTTGGTAGTAAACTAGCACCATGTTTTGTTTGGATAGAAAATTCCTACACTTAGATAAAGAGTTAGTTATATCGGCATTGACGATGACTGAGGCGGCTGTTACGTGCGTAAGAGCGGAGGCCACTAGCTTGCCTGGGGTTGAGTCCTGGCTCCATCTAACAGCCTGGTAACTGTGGGCAGGTTGCTCGGCCTCACTgtgctcagttttcttatttttaaagtggggGTGATAATAGTGTACCCACAACATAGGTTCTTACCAGAATTAAGTGAATTAACACGTGTGAAGTGTAAGCATGGTATCTGGCATGTAGTGCGTGCCCACTGACTTTTTCATTTGCTAATGCTGCTATTATTAGAATTATCATCAGCATTATTTACAGCTTACCTGCAAAACTTCCCATGTGCTAATCTTAAATAATTAACTGGCAAAAACTCATTGCTCAAAGAAGGCCATGTACACACTCAAAACAGCCACAGCATCAGCAAAACTCTCTTGCCCTCCAGGAGCACTTGGCCCTTGCCAAGTTTGTGAGACTTTTCGCGATGCTCTATCTAGAACTACACACACACTTGCAGTGATCATCCTCCCACCACTGCAGTTCTAACTCGCACCTGTTCCAGCATGGACTGGCAGCAACGCGGCCCCTCACTCCCACCACACTCTTTGTCACTTACTGACCTGTGGGTAGCCATGGCTGTACGTAAGTTACTCATTTGCATGCTTTGTCCTCTGCGCAATGCCcttagtagtttttatttgtcttggTAACTCATCGGGATTCTACAAATAGTTGAATAAGGAAGTTGAATCTTGCAGTACTGCAGACAACAAAGACAACGGAATCAAGATTAAtcgaatacatatacatatacatatacatatacatatacatatgctgGGATTGAGAACAATACGACTGAGGCTCCATCTAGGTTTAGAAAATCAATTGCAAATGTTTCTGCTGAGAACTCTCCCAGGTCTTGTTCAGTGGCCAACCTGTTATGTGGCAGGAAGCTCGTGGCATGATTTGACAGCAAGTCAGGAGAAAATGATCAGGTGTTCTAGGTGATCACAAGGCTAATCACAAGCTTGTTGGCAGCATGGCTGCAATAGGACTCCTTTCATGCTCTCAGGATCCATCAGTCACAGTATGTAAGTGTGAGAAGCCAGCTCCACTCCCTTCCTACTGGGCCCATCCCAGCCTCACATTCAGAGAACACTTTCCATCAGAGTAGTCAGGCTCAAGTGCTTGAGGGTCTGCAAAGCAAGCCTTACAACATATGCGAAGGCATCCAGCTGACTGAtaggaaagacaaaaaaagttgTCTTGAAATTTCCTGTGTTAAAAGAAGAGTTCATTCAGTTACGGACGGAAGAAGGGCAGCCCTGGGGGCATCAGCTTGCTGAGATGGCTCCCTCCTGTTAGCGACCCCATGCCAGGGGAGGCTCTGCAGGGCTTGCTGACAGCAGTGAGGAGGAGCTGGAGCTGGGATATGAAGCATAGGTGGCAGTTCTTTGTGTCTGGTCAAGCTGAgttcagggcttttttttttttctggacagagtcttgccctgcgccaaggctggagtacagtggcatgaccatagcttaCTTCagcctcaaatgcctgggctcttaagcaatcctcccacctcagcctcctgggtagctgggactaaaagtgcgtgccaccatgcccagctgattttttttttctttcattttttgtagagatggagtctcactatgttgcccaggctggtctcaaactcatggctttttttttttttctttttggttgagacagggtcttgctctgtcacccaggctagagtgcagttgtgcaatctcggctcactgcaacctccgcctcccaggctcaagcgattctcctgcctcagcctcctgagtagctgagattacaggcacacaccaccacacccagctatttttgtatttttagtagaggtgggtttcaccatgttggccaggctggtcttgaacacctggcttcaagtgatctacccgcctcggcccccaaagtgctgccattacaggtgtgagccaccgcacccagcctcttagGGCTTTTTAAATTCTCACATAGTGACAGGCTGCTTCTCAAATATGCGTCTTAAATGATGGTACTATTGTGGCTTTGTTGCAGTGAACCGGTTGGGTGTCCTTAGAGATGACAACGATCCCAACTGCACATACGAAGGTGACAACAACATCCTGCTGCAGCAGACAAGCAACTATTTGCTGGGCCTCCTGGCACACCAGGTCCAGGGTGAGGCTCTGCTGCACACTGGTGGGGGCCCTGGAACCCcaccggggtgggggtgggttctCCTGGCCTCACTGATTCAGCTGTTCTGTGAAGGCATCCTAGGtttgcagaaggaaagaaatgttaTTAGATAGTGCTGACCAACTCCCCAAGGCATGGGCaaaggctggggtggggagggtccTTGAGACCCAGACCCTGGGTCTGTGGCCGTCGGGTCCTCTGGACACTCTCCGTGCTTTGGGGTGCCCCCAGCTTGAGGTTCCCAATGGCTTGGGTTCCTGTCTTCCACCGAAGTCACTGGAATGTGTGTTCTAGATGGAGCTTGCTTCCACAGTCCACTGAAGTCAGTGGACTTTCTGGACGCCTATCCCGGCATCCTTGACCAGAAGTTTGAGGTCTCCAGTGTTGCCGACTGCTTGGACTCTGCAGGTAAACACACAGGTGGACGGCTCCCCTGGCCTCCTGATTTCCCGTCATTCCCACCAGGAAACGCACCCTGCCTCGGTGAGGGGGCCCTTGACAGTTCCAGCTGGGGCAGCAGTGGTGGTGGGAGGCCCCGCATACAGCTTGTCCTGGGCTGGCTCATGGACTATCTCTTTGCGCCTAACGCCGAGTTAGGCACTGACTCCACAGATGAATTGAAGGATGCCCACTTGCCACCCTATACCTTGCCTCTTGCCTTCCCATCCCATAGGATAAAGGGCGTGAGAGGCCACCTGGCCTGGTCTCTGTCCATaagcagcctctgccccctgcccTGGTTCCTGGGCTGCTGCTGTCCCTGGGCCCTCCCAGCCACCTCACCTGTCAGTCTTCCCCACTCCCAGCTCCTCCCGACTCCCCAAACAGCAGATGCCCCTTCCCGCCCTGGCGCACCTCGCGCATCTCCTTCCTTCGGCCCCTGTGGCACAGGCTCATCTCCTGTGGGTGCGGTGGTCGGGGTGGGGCCTCCTCCCAGGGCCCCGCACAGAGCTGGCCATGGACAGCCTCCTGCAGGTGTGTCGTGGGAGctactgcaggctccacctcacCCACACGGGGTCTGTGGCTCAGAGAGGTGGGAGCAAGAGCTGGGAATGAGGCGCCCGGCCGTGCTGGCAGCATCGAAAGCAAAGCAGCTTCCCTGTAGACTGCACTGGATCCTGACAGGGGATCCCTCTCCGGAGAGCAGCTGCTCTGGTGTTCCTGGGTTAATTCTGCACATGCTCGTTATGCGCTCACTCTGCAGTTCCGGGGCTGGCGGCCAGCATGATGGAGACCCCGTGCCTGCCCTCATGGGACTTTACAGTCTAGACTAGCAGACACAAAAACATCCCAAGGCCTCAGTCTTCAGGCAGCAGAAATTCTGCAAAGCAGTGATCCTGGCTGGTGAGGTGGAGCATGGCTGCTGACCACCTTGCAGGGGCCTTGGCCTTTGAATTGAGGTCTCAGTGAAAGGCGGGGGCAGCCGTGGGGACCCCCGATGGACTGGTGTGTCAGGAGGAGGAGGTAGCAGGGCCCAGCCCGTGCCGAGCTCATCTCAATGCGAGCGTGCATCTCATTCCCCTGCCGTGAATGACGGGAGGTGACCGCAAGAGGCCCGGTGGAATGGGGTGTGCTATTTGTTTTGatgattcatatttttaaaaatgttcctcaTGGGAAAAGGCCACTCTGGCTGCTCTGTGGAAATGGAGGTGAGAGGAGGCTGGGACAGGTGAGAGGGGCTGCCCTGCACCCCCACACAGAAGCACCCGGCCGAGCTCTGCGTGTCCTACAGGGCACTCCTAAAGGCTCCCTCGGCTCCGGCGGCCTGGGCGCAGGGAGGGGCAGAGCGAGGGTTCAAACCCAAGCCTGTGGGGCCGCAAAGCTCGAGATCTCTCGTTACTGCTCCTGGATGCTTCTTGCCCAGTGGTCTGGGTGAGATTTGACAGAAAGAGCAGGGCTGGAGCTGCCCCCACCTCCGTGCCACCCGTGTCCCTGTCAAATGccttcctcccaccacagcctgcGTCTGTCAAGCCATGTATCACAGAGAACAGCTCGAAGCCGCAGCGACGCCTCCATCTCGCCATCACCTCACTCACCGGTATTTAGTGAACGTCTTCGCTTTGCCACCAAAGCACCTATTTCTGCAGAAGAGAAGGGCCGAGAGGGATCCCGATGCCCTGTCCCGGCGGGCCAGGTAGAAACTGACCGCTCCCGTGACACCCAAGACGTGGAAGAGTAGCTCACCCTCCTGAGCTAGAGAGACGTCAGCTCCCGCCAGGCTGCTGGGGGTTGATCCCTGTCCCTCCTCCTGCCGGCCGTGGAACCTACAGCAAGTCCCTCAGCCTtcctgcctcggtttcctcatctgcagcgCGGGGACGGTGATGGTACCCCCTTCATAAGGTTTTTGTACCGTGGACTGAGTTCATGCACGTAAAGCACTTAGTGCTGCACTTGGCGCCAAATCAGTGCTCAGCTCAGCAGCCACAGAGTTTGGACAGGAACCGCCCTCAAGGTGCCACACACTCAACTGTGCGGATAGAGCAGGGATTTGGAGATGGAGGACGCTCTTGGCTTTGCATTCAGGAGACCAGAATGTGAGGGTGCCCGGGGGGTTCTGGGAGGCCCCTGGATCCTCGGGAGGAGGGAGCACTGGCCTCCCTCATGCAGGGGACAGGCGCACGTGGAGGACGCATTCCAGCTGTCAGGACCGACGCTGTGGATGTGATAGCAGCCCCCGAGCATGTGCCTTTGTCCGTCTCCAGCCCTGCAAGCTAATTCCTTGTTCACACGCAAAGAACAGGACAACAGCCGTGGCCGAGGCCAGTGTGCGGCCTGGGCTGGTCCAGCTTCCCGGCACCTTCCCCTGCCCGCACCGTCAGCATCGTCATCAGGAAGCATCTGCATCACTACTTTCTTTCTCGTGGGCACTGCGCTGGGTTACAGCTTCTGACAGTAACTAACCGTGCAGATCTCAGCCTGCGTTTTTGGGTGCCAGTAGGAAACGGGGACACATTTAATGACCTATTTCTGATGTTTGCAagtcactctcttttttttttgagacagagtctcgctctgtcgcccaggctggagtgcagtggcgtgatctcggctcactgcaagctgcacctcccaggttcatgccattctcctgcctcagcctccggagtagctgggactacaggcgcccgccaccacgcccagctaattttttgtatttttagtagagacagggtttcaccgtgttagccagcatggtctcgatttcctgaccttctgatccgcccacctcggcctcccaaagtgctgggattacaggcgtgatccaccgcgcccggccgcaaatcGCTTTCTAAGCTTCCCAAATGTTgccacagaaagaactagaaaatgaCCTCATCATCATAGTAACTTCAACCCAACCAAAACCTTTTTCCTAAAACCATCACTCCTTATATTAGTAAAATCAAAACATAAATGGGACAGCCAGCTTCTCCATGTGCCCATCACACtctgctcttccctccccttcccctgagACTGAAAGCAAAAGCAATTTTACAGTCTCTCCATCATCCGGAGAGACACCGAAGTCATCTGCTTTTCTGCAACTGCCCTAATGTTTACAAGATGCAACAAAGTGAAAACATTTTCCAGAGTAACAAAGACAAATGGCTTTCACTTGTTGAAAGTGGTATGGGAGAGAGACCACCATTATCCCTCACGCTGCAGGGAAGCTTCTGGGTTCTGCCAGCCCCATCGTCTCAAGTGCATTTGGTCACAGATCCCAGGTCTCAGGGCTGACTGCAGCCTGCATCATGTGGATCTTTGGTAAAAGCAGTGTAAGTGATGTGGGGCCCTCAGGCTCTGTAGGACTGGAGAGACACAGGCCTCCTCCGGGGTTGCACTCACCTATGAGGAAGGGTGGAGGATTTGCGAAGCCCGTGGCTGGTCCTTCAAGGGTTCTGATTCTGACTTCGGTAGGGGAGGCTGGGTTTTCTGTTGAGTTCGTCTGATTTTTGCACAGGCGTGTGTGCTGAGGTGAGTGTCACAGCCCTGTGCCTCGGGGTCCTGTGCTGTTGCTTCCTGCGGCTGGCCCTGTTCTCCTTTAACTGGCTCGTGTGCATTCATAGGAAGCAGTTACTGTATTCACTACTCGGACACGTGTGTATTTGTGGACTGCAAGGTTATGGGATGTGGGCCAGAGGTGCCATGGGGTCATGTGTGAGCAGTGGGGTTACATGGGGTGAGTGGTGAGGTCACGTGGAGTGCACAGTGAGGTCATGTGAGGTGAGCAGTGGGGTTCATGGTACAGAAAGTGTTCCTAGAGGGTGGGAGCACAGGCTCTTGGGTCAGCACTGTCCCCCGCTGTGACCTTGAGCTAGgctttaatctctctgagcctgttttcctCCTGCAAGACAGTGGGGAGGGAATGCGGTCACCCCGTGCCACCTGGCAGGGGCCAGGCTATGGTGCCTTAGGTGGGGGGCTGCTGTGTGTGGGGGGCCACAGTCCTGAAAACTTCCTTGGAAACAACAGACGCAGGTGAGGTCTGCCTTGGTGGGTCAAGGAATGTTTCCCACAAAGCCGGCACCTGAGGGTGTCTCAGAGGGTCTGTGTGTTGTGCTTTTGGGGAGCACCGGCCATTCAGGAGTACTAGAGCGGCGGGCACGGTCAGACCCGGGCCTGTGATCTGGCTGAGGAGTTGGGGCTGCTGTCCAGGCCTTGCTTTCCAGGGCTTGCCTGGGTCAGATTCCGAGTTAGGAGTGCTCTGATGCTGACGCAGAGGGGACTGGACCCAGAGACGGGAGAGGAAACCAAGACCCGAAAGGCAGGCAGTGCATGCGAAGAGCTCACCACGGGGTCAAGGACAGAGTCCcggctggggaggagggaagatcGAGGGGCAGTCATTGGGTGCACAGGGCGGCTGGGGGCACCTTCGAGAGTCCATCTGGTGTGAGGCACATGGAAAGGCCGTGGTGACCCAGGATTCTGGGAGAGCCTCGAGGACAGAGGTTGTTGACGCTGGGTGTGTCCTCGGGCTGCCAGCAGCCGCATTCCGAGCAAGAGAATTCACTGCCCGTCAGTGCCCGTTTTCCTGCCTAGTTTGTTTCAGCTATACTTTCTCACTTCCAAATTAACTCTGAAAATGACACACACGGCACCCACCTTTCATTGCACCCACCTTTCATTGTTtgctttcatgtgctttttggggATCTTCTCCCCTGCACGTGAACACATCAGACtgacatgatttattttttcacaaaaaACCAAGAACCAAAAGTAGAGTGTAAGGAAAAAACACAGTGCAAACATAACTCATTTCTCAAGCGTCCCTCTCACTTGAAGCCCACAGCACAGTCTAACTGGCCGTCGACATGAAGCCTCATGGGTTAATTCTGGTTGCAGAGACAGATTGGAAAACTCGGGTAACTGCCGTGAAGTGTCCACCGCAGAGGGACACCTCCTGGGGCAGTGTTTGGGAACGGCCAGGACAGGCTGGGAAGGAAGCCCAGCCATGGCTGATGCGTGGTGGGACACGGGGGCCTCTGGTGTGGTCAGAAGGAATTTGCACAAGCGGTTTCTGGCCGGACCGTTTCCTTGGTTTTGTTGCTGTGTAAATAAGTCATGGAAAACACAACTGTGCAGCGTCTACCTTTCCTTGCTATTCGTGACCATCTGCCCTGCTAGGGAGAGCTTGGGATGTTGCAGAGCCTTTAGGGATAGGCGGTGGTCACAAGGGCCTCCCCTCAGCATTGGCTGCAAAATGGACCTGAGTTTTCCAGTAATGTCCTGAAGGGTAGTGTGTGAGGCTCAAGGATGACCCCTGGGCAGCTTGCCAGTAACAGAGGGCCACGGCCTGGGCACTGAAGACAGCAGACAGTGACTCCCTTGGTGCAGAGGCAGAAACCCCAAGTCAGGATGAGGCAGGGCTACCCGCCTCCCTCTCGGGGTGTGGGGGCTCTTCCCGCCCAGGCTCCTGGCAGCTCCAGGAGTCCTTGGCTGTGGCTGCATCATGCCGGCCTTTGCCTCCTCTGTGACTTTGCCGTCTCTGCATCTTGTAAGGACATGTGTCATTGGATTTAGAATCTACCCTAGTCCAGGAGTCCCTGATGACCTCACCTCAATACCTCAACttcatgacatctgcaaagaccctcttCCCAAcgaaggtcacattcacagctgtgGGGGTCAGTTGGGGCCACCATTCAGCACCCCATGCCTGGCAGGACTTGGCGAGGGGAGCCTTGGCTCCCTGAAGATGCCTGCATGGAGGAAGCCTCTGCCCAACCCTGCCTGCGCCCTGCCTGCGGGGTCAGCAGCACCTGTCTTTCCATCCCACTCCCTCTGGGGAGCTGAGGCCTCCGGCAAACCGCCTGACGTGTGAGGCTGGGAAACGGCCTGCTCTGGTTTGTGACGGGCTTCTCAGTTATGCCGTGAGGGTGAACGGATGTAACAGCCGAAAGCAGTCGGGTGTGCTGTGGCAGGAACTGCAACGTTGGGTACTTTCCTCCCAGTGACCTGGGCTGTGTGACATAGAAGGAAATCCCAACCGCCCATGAGTTCAGCCTTTGGGCTCAGACTCAGCATGGCTGatccccattctcctgcctgggaTCTCTGAGCAATGCCGGCTGCCAGACAGAAGGCCCCCTGCAGCCTGGAGGCGCCTCGTGTCCGGGCGCCAGGCCCTCTGTGCCTGGGCAGGGGGTGGGTGTGAGCGTGGCCTCCACGTGTGGCTGGTCCGCACCCCTCCCTCACATGCTTGCCATGTACCTGGGTCCCTGGTCCCGTGTCCTCATCAGTGGGGTAGTAGCAGTACAGCCCGGTGGGGTCTCAGGACCACGCCTGGTCCATATGGAGTACTGTGGGAGACCAGCTCTAGCTGCGCTGTGGGGGGCCCCGCAGATGTGGGCACCACTGCTAGGGGAAGGGGAAGACGAAGGGGGGGCTCCAGCTGTCCTGCCTGACACCCCACCCCGGGGCCTCCCTGTCTGCAGCATCTGCTCCCTGCTGCCCTTTTGAGCTTTGTGGGAGGGGCCACGCAGGGGGTGAGGCCTTAGGTGCCCCCTCCTGCACTGTGTCAGTCCCCAGTTCCACAGCTCCAGCAGGCAGTGAGGTCCGAGGGCCAGGCAGGGGGAGGTGAACGGAAGCACCCCTTCCTCTCGCCACTGGGCACCACCGCCGGCCAGTTGTCCTGCTGCCCATGCAGTTCTGGCTGATGCCGCAAGGGCAGCACCACGCTTCACACAGACTGAGCCTGGTGCATGCGAGCACGTGCAGGCATCGCACT from Symphalangus syndactylus isolate Jambi chromosome 16, NHGRI_mSymSyn1-v2.1_pri, whole genome shotgun sequence encodes the following:
- the ACOX3 gene encoding peroxisomal acyl-coenzyme A oxidase 3 isoform X1, whose translation is MASTVEGGDTALLPEFPRGPLDTYRARASFSWKELALFTEGKDMLRFKKTIFSALENDPLFARSPGADLSLEKYRELNFLRCKRIFEYDFLSVEDMFKSPLKVPALIQCLGMYDSSLAAKYLLHSLVFGSAVYSSGSERHLTYIQKIFRMEIFGCFALTELSHGSNTKAIRTTAHYDPATEEFIIHSPDFEAAKFWVGNMGKTATHAVVFAKLHVPGDQCHGLHPFIVQIRDPKTLLPMPGVMVGDIGKKLGQNGLDNGFAMFHKVRVPRQSLLNRMGDVTPEGTYVSPFKQWRLLPYLAAVYALDHFSKSLFLDLVELQRGLALGDRSARQAELGREIHALASAGKPLASWTTQQGIQECREACGGHGYLAMNRLGVLRDDNDPNCTYEGDNNILLQQTSNYLLGLLAHQVQDGACFHSPLKSVDFLDAYPGILDQKFEVSSVADCLDSAGKHTGGRLPWPPDFPSFPPGNAPCLGEGALDSSSWGSSGGGRPRIQLVLGWLMDYLFAPNAELGTDSTDELKDAHLPPYTLPLAFPSHRIKGVRGHLAWSLSISSLCPLPWFLGCCCPWALPATSPVSLPHSQLLPTPQTADAPSRPGAPRASPSFGPCGTGSSPVGAVVGVGPPPRAPHRAGHGQPPAGVSWELLQAPPHPHGVCGSERWEQELGMRRPAVLAASKAKQLPCRLHWILTGDPSPESSCSGVPGLILHMLVMRSLCSSGAGGQHDGDPVPALMGLYSLD